A portion of the Deltaproteobacteria bacterium genome contains these proteins:
- the surE gene encoding 5'/3'-nucleotidase SurE, which produces MNILLTNDDGIHAGGLWAMERVLSHRHNVSVVAPDKERSAIGHSITLHNPLRVNKVQTNGGWGYAISGTPADCVKLAVLEILETPPELVVSGINPGPNVGINLNYSGTVSAAKEAALMGIPAIAISQDPLPNHECGLAADFVDTLISKIMEKGLPSSMFLNVNIPACPPEKVRGVRITRQATVPLKENFHKRIDPRNRTYYWPGVETQIFGQEADTDGAALCQNYISVTPVQCDMTDYRSMEDLKSWNISLK; this is translated from the coding sequence ATGAATATCCTGCTTACAAATGATGATGGTATTCACGCCGGAGGCCTCTGGGCTATGGAGAGGGTCCTTTCCCACCGGCACAATGTGTCTGTGGTTGCTCCGGACAAGGAACGAAGCGCAATCGGCCACAGCATCACGTTGCACAATCCTTTGAGGGTAAACAAGGTGCAGACTAACGGCGGCTGGGGGTACGCCATCAGTGGCACTCCTGCAGACTGTGTGAAACTGGCCGTCCTTGAGATACTGGAAACGCCACCCGAGCTGGTGGTTTCGGGAATTAATCCTGGCCCAAACGTTGGCATCAACCTCAACTATTCCGGCACGGTTTCTGCGGCAAAAGAGGCTGCGCTCATGGGCATACCCGCAATTGCCATTTCACAAGACCCCCTTCCCAATCATGAGTGCGGACTCGCCGCCGACTTTGTTGACACCTTGATCAGCAAAATCATGGAAAAAGGTCTTCCCTCGTCGATGTTCCTCAACGTAAATATCCCTGCGTGCCCTCCGGAGAAGGTTCGAGGGGTTCGCATCACGAGGCAGGCGACAGTTCCTCTCAAAGAAAACTTCCACAAGAGGATCGACCCAAGAAACCGGACCTATTACTGGCCGGGCGTCGAAACTCAAATATTCGGCCAGGAGGCAGACACCGACGGGGCTGCCCTGTGTCAGAACTACATCTCTGTCACGCCAGTGCAATGTGATATGAC